TTGATAGGTGTTGAATTTCATTTTCTAACTATATAATTAATCCGTCTTTGATAGTAAGAGTACGGTCGCTTTGACTTGCTAACTCTTTGTTGTGTGTTACAATAACGAAGGTTTGATTGAATTGTTTTCTTAAATCAAAAAACAGCTTGTGTAAATCTTCAGCATTCTTTGAGTCCAAATTGCCGCTGGGTTCATCAGCAAAAATTACTGCCGGACTATTGATTAAAGCTCTTGCTACCGCTACTCGCTGTTGCTCTCCTCCTGAGAGTTGTGATGGTTTGTGTTCAAAACGCTGTTCTAATTTTAGCAATGACAACAATTCTTTGGCTCGTTCAACCGAAGTCTTTTTATTTTCCTTAGCAATCCATGCCGGAATACATACATTTTCTAAGGCAGTGAACTCCGGCAATAGGTGGTGAAATTGAAATACGAATCCTATATTTCTATTTCTGAATTTTGAGAGTGCTTTTGAACCTAATTTGTCTATACGTTCGCCATTGATTTCTAAAAAACCTGCGTCCGGTCTGTCTAAAGTGCCTAAGATATGCAACAGTGTAGTTTTGCCCGCACCTGAATCACCAACAATTGAAATGATTTCACCTTTTGCAATGTCTAAATCAATCCCTTTGAGCACTTGCAAATTTCCAAAACTCTTTTGTATATCTTGTGCTTTAATCATGAGATGATTGATTGACGAATTCTTGTCCATTGTGTAAGTTTCTCTTCAACTTGGTGCAAAGGCAACATATTCGCTCCATCTGATAAAGCCTTGCTAGGTTCAGGATGTGTTTCCATGAAAATCCCATCAACGCCCATGGCAATAGCAGCATTGCCCATTTTGCCTATCAAATGAGGGAGTCCTCCGGTAACACCTGAGCTGGTATTGGGTTGTTGTAAAGAATGTGTTACATCCATAATAACAGGAAATCCGAACTCTTGCATTGCAGGAATACTTCTAAAATCTACTACTAAATCTGAGTAACCAAAAAAAGTACCCCGTTCAGTAAGTAGAATATTGTTGTTGCCTGAATCTTTGATTTTTTGAGCTGCATGTTGCATCGCATTTGGACCTGCAAATTGCCCTTTTTTAATATTAATGTATTTGCCTGTTTTGGCGGCTGCTACCAACAATTCTGTTTGACGGAATAAAAATGCCGGGATTTGCAAAACATCTACATATTGTGC
The sequence above is drawn from the Bacteroidia bacterium genome and encodes:
- the kdsA gene encoding 3-deoxy-8-phosphooctulonate synthase produces the protein MIKNVPGISHPSSTNFFLLAGPCAAERRELMMQVAEHLVTVCDKLQIPYIFKASYKKANRTRLDSFTGVGDEKALQWLADVRKEFGVPVVTDIHSEIEAEMAAQYVDVLQIPAFLFRQTELLVAAAKTGKYINIKKGQFAGPNAMQHAAQKIKDSGNNNILLTERGTFFGYSDLVVDFRSIPAMQEFGFPVIMDVTHSLQQPNTSSGVTGGLPHLIGKMGNAAIAMGVDGIFMETHPEPSKALSDGANMLPLHQVEEKLTQWTRIRQSIIS
- a CDS encoding ABC transporter ATP-binding protein; this translates as MIKAQDIQKSFGNLQVLKGIDLDIAKGEIISIVGDSGAGKTTLLHILGTLDRPDAGFLEINGERIDKLGSKALSKFRNRNIGFVFQFHHLLPEFTALENVCIPAWIAKENKKTSVERAKELLSLLKLEQRFEHKPSQLSGGEQQRVAVARALINSPAVIFADEPSGNLDSKNAEDLHKLFFDLRKQFNQTFVIVTHNKELASQSDRTLTIKDGLII